A single Leptidea sinapis chromosome 2, ilLepSina1.1, whole genome shotgun sequence DNA region contains:
- the LOC126976505 gene encoding ommochrome-binding protein-like — protein sequence MEIILALLLTCAVLVEGGVVKENCESHNEVETLKSDLDRPYLLAVDYSTNTVYFSYSLNLDDDVFKTAFVNLNTKEFGEVAGINNGFAQTVDEKNHDIYIGGSDGVYKYSHNAKEAQFLSQLGNIWTLYFKDVLYYSVFPSQFLYTFANGVSARFKDLEDTKVDHFIIDNDDIMFYTNSTGLYGQKKGTKDSVLYREYSKDGVRGLTTDINGNAFICIADGIYKINKVNTSLDKVLSVDDAFGLAFDNENNIVYSDAMRLVRVKSVKSC from the coding sequence AAATTATACTGGCGTTGCTACTTACTTGTGCTGTATTAGTCGAAGGAGGTGTTGTCAAAGAAAATTGTGAAAGTCACAATGAAGTTGAAACTCTGAAAAGCGACCTCGACAGACCTTATCTACTTGCAGTTGATTACAGCACTAACacagtttattttagttacagTCTAAACTTAGACGACGATGTATTTAAAACTGCTTTCGTAAATCTAAACACAAAAGAATTTGGTGAAGTTGCTGGCATTAATAATGGATTTGCACAAACAGTTGATGAAAAGAATCATGATATATATATCGGGGGTAGCGATGGTGTGTACAAATACAGCCATAATGCGAAAGAAGCTCAATTTCTCAGCCAATTGGGCAATATTTGGACATTATATTTCAAAGACGTTTTATATTACTCAGTTTTTCCGTCACAATTCTTGTATACATTTGCTAATGGTGTTTCAGCAAGATTCAAAGACTTGGAAGACACAAAAGTCGATCACTTTATCATTGACaatgatgatattatgttttatacaaATTCAACTGGCTTGTATGGGCAAAAGAAAGGAACAAAAGATAGTGTTCTATATAGAGAATATTCTAAAGATGGCGTCAGAGGACTCACTACTGATATCAATGGAAATGCTTTCATTTGCATAGCAGAtggtatttataaaattaataaagtgaATACAAGTTTAGATAAAGTGCTATCAGTTGATGATGCTTTTGGTTTGGCGTttgataatgaaaataatattgtatattcagATGCTATGAGATTAGTGCGCGTTAAATCAGTTAAAAGTTGTtga